The Sulfuricella sp. genomic interval CAGGCCCGTATCGAGCAGGAACAGGATTTGGCGCTGAGCCGGGCGAAAGTCACGGAAATCCGCGCCGCGCTGGCCCAGGCGCAACAGCAGCAGGCCACCCTCACGGCCGAGACGCGCCGGCAGTTGCTGGACCAACGCAACCTGGCGGCGCAAAAAGCCGCATCGCTGGAACAGGAACTGCTCAAGGCGGAACAGCGCGGCCGCCTGATGCACTTGACCGCGCCGGTAGCCGGCACCGTGCAGCAGCTGGCCGTGCATACCGTGGGCGGCGTGGTAACGCCCGCGCAGCCCTTGATGGTGATCGTGCCGCGCGACAACGTGCTGGAAGTCGAGGCCATGCTGCCCAACAAGGACATCGGCTTTGTGAACCCAGGCCAGGACGCTGAGGTGAAGGTGGAGACCTTTCCGTTCACCAAATACGGCACGCTGCATGGCAGGATCACGCAAGTGTCGTCCGATGCGATCCAGGACGAGAAGCTGGGGCTGATTTACGCCACGCGGGTGAAGCTGGCCAAGGATACTTTGCAGGTGGAGAACAAGACCGTGCGGCTCACCCCTGGCATGGCGGTGACGGTCGAGGTCAAAACCGGAACGCGGCGGGTGATCGAGTATTTCCTGAGCCCGCTGATGCAGGTTTCGAGCGAGAGCTTGCGGGAGCGGTGACTTACTGGGCGCTGAACTCGGGCAACCGAAGCGCATCGGCAGCGGAAAGTATGCGCACGCCAGGAACCGTGGGTGCATCGAGCAAATCCTGGTCGCCCGATACCAGCCAGGCAGCCCCGGCGGCCAGTGCCGCATGGATGAATTTGTCGTCGTCTGCATCCCGGCAATGGGTGCATGCCGCGATTTCCGGCGGAACCTCTACCCAGTGCGCAGCGGCATCCAGGTCGTGCAGGATTTGCCGTCGCAGTTCCATGCTCAGATAGCAATCAAACTTGGGCCGCCAAAGCCGCGTTTCAAGCTCGGCAAAGGTGGCGGGCGAAAACACCGGCAAACTGTGTTCGAGTACCTGGCGCACCAATCGGGCGGGCGCGCCATCGCGTGAGAGCGCAGCGCTGATCCATATATTGGTGTCGATTACCACCCGAAGCGTCCCGGCCTGAACCACCCCGGCGCGCGGGGGTGGTTCAGCTTTCATCGGCCAGCAGCGCCTTCAGCACCTTGGGCGTCAGCCCCGCTTGTGCCGCTGCATTGGCGGCCTCATCCAGCGTGTGTTGCAGGCGATTGGCGTAGAACGTGCGCATGGCTTCGTAATCCTGTGCGCTCACCATCACGCCTACCACGCGGTCGCGGCGCAACACACGCACCGGCTCCCGCTGTGCATGGTCAAGGAATTCTCCGAAACGGGTCTTGGCTTCGTTGGCGGTATAAGTTTGCATGGCGGATCCTTCATGGTCGCAACTTGGATTCGCTTATTATAAGCACGAATCGTTCGATCCGATCGATTTCAATGAGCCATGAAATTCGCTGTGCGGATTCGATTTGCTGCTGGTGACTGGATAAATTATCACATGGGAGAGAAACGCGGCCTGGGGTCACGCACAAGCAGGTCAGGCGCGGAAAATGGTGCCAACCGCTCGAGAAAATCCAGCAATTCCAGAGCCGGACTATTACGGAAGAAGGTTGCAGCAGGCGTCTCGATCCAGATCCGGTCAGCATAGGCATAAATCTCATGGGGCGTATCGCCGATACCGTCATGATTGAGATCAAAGCCTTGGTAATCATCCCAGTAATTACCATGCCAGCGATTGGATAGCGCATCCCCGGAGCCGGACATCACAACCTGCACCAGGTTTTTCTCGAAACGGTTGTTTTCAAAAATATGCCCTCCCCTCTCACCGTATAACTGAATACCCGTCGTGTTGTGCGCAACGCGATTAGCGCGAAATACAACCCTGTTCATGTCTCCTACCGGAGAGTCGGAAAGAATGCCGGTGGCACAATGCACAATCTGATTGCCTTCCGCCAGAATTTCGTTGCTCTTCTTGATGGCAATGCAGGCGCCGCCGATACCCGCAGTATGCCGCAGAGTGTTGCCCCGGATCGTGATGTAATCCGAATTCAGCACGACAATGCCGGTGGCGTTGTTTGAAATGTGATTTCCTTCAATATGGCAATTAGGCGAAAAGATGAGGTGCATGCCATAACGGCTGCCGCGAATCGAATTGCCGGAAACATGGTTATTGGGTGAATTCATCAAGGTGAAGTCGCGCGTATCGGCGATGTCATTATTCTCGATACGGTTGTTGATACTGTTCCAGAGGCGGACCGACTCGCCGCGCATGGACAACTCTGCCGGCTTGGAGCGTATGTAATTTCGGCGCACCCTGTTGTGATTCGACTGTTTGAGCACGATGCCAAAAAGCGCGTTTTCAATCACATTATCTTCGATCCGGTTACTGTCGCCTTCAATCGCGATCCCTGAATCCATTTGATCATGCGAGTTTCCGGTATTGCGAAGGATGAGTCCTCGCACCACGGCATTGCCGGTATTGACCCGCAGGACGGATCTTTTCCCGCCACCATCAATGATGGCCTTGCCCCCCCCATCCAGTACGATAGCCCTGGAAAGCGTCACGGGGCCCGCGTAGATCCCGGGAGAAAGACGCAGAATACTGCCAGGGGGCGTTGCATCCACCAGCGACTGCAGCGATGGCCGGCCGAGAACAGAAAAGGGGTGAGCCAGGCAGATGAGCAGCAATAAACCGAAAGCGCGCCTGTTCATGGTAACGCGGCCGATCAGCAAAGCCGGCGGGCAGGCACCATCAGGGGCAGGCATAAGGCCGTCATTTTGCTGAAAATGGAATGAATCATGGGACGAACCGCGCTGCTGCCCTGAGGTGGGTAAAAATTCATCAGGCGCTCATGCTGACATCGCCTTGATCCGCCTGCCTTGATCGGGAACAAGAAAAAAGCCCGGCAAAATATTCGGGCCATCCTCGGGAACAGACCTCAGCTTGCCCCTCTTTTGGCAGTTTTCATGACCTGTTCTTTTTCCCGCTGCCACTCCCGGTCTTTCTCTGCGTCGCGTTTGTCGTGCTGCTTTTTGCCCTTGGCGAGACCAATTTCCAGCTTGATCCGGCCCTTCGAATAGTGCATGTCGAGCGGCACCAGCGTATAGCCCGCGCGTTCCACCTTGCCGATCAGTTTGCTGATTTCCTCTGCGTGCAGCAGCAATTTGCGTGTGCGTACCGGGTCAGGGTGAATGTGCGTGGAGGCCGTCGGCAGTGGGCTGATATGGCAGCCGATGAGAAATATCTCGCCGCTGCGAATAATGACGTAGGCTTCCTTGAGATTCGTCCTCCCGGCGCGTATCGCCTTGACTTCCCAGCCTTCCAGCACCATTCCGGTTTCATATCTTTCCTCGATAAAAAAATCGTGGAAGGCTTTCTTGTTCTGCGCAATGCTCATAAGGACGTGAATTTCCGCGATAAATAGGGTATTTTAGCGTTTTTCACATGATAGCGTTAAAGCTGCAAATCAAAGATGGCACTTGTAGAAAAATCGGTACTGGTTCTGCACTCGGCGCAGCAGATGTTCGACTTGGTGGATGGAGTGGAACTTTACCCGCAATTCCTTCCCTGGTGTGGAGGAACGGACGTGAAATGGCGCGACGAGGCAAGCACCGTGGCAACCGTCATGATCGACTTTCATCGCATCAAGCAAAGTTTTACCACTGAAAACGCCAAGCAGATCCCCTCGCTGATCGAAATGAAACTGCAGGATGGGCCCTTTCGCCACCTGGACGGCAGCTGGCGCTTCACCGCCCTCAACGAGAGCGCGTGCAAGGTCGAATTCAGGCTGCATTATGAATTCTCCAGCAAATTGCTGGAATCCCTGGTCGGCCCGGTGTTCAACCACATCACCAGCAACTTTGTGGACGCGTTCGTGGAGCGCGCCGAGAAAGTCTACGGAACAACATGAGCGAAACCATCCTGATCGAAATCACCTACGCCCTGCCACACGAGCAAATCCTGCTCACGCGGGAACTGACGTCCGGCGCCACCGCCGAGCAGGCGATCCGCGAATCCGGCCTGCTCGAAAAACACCCCGAAATCGACCTGGGCAAGAACAAGATCGGCATCTTCGGC includes:
- the smpB gene encoding SsrA-binding protein SmpB — encoded protein: MSIAQNKKAFHDFFIEERYETGMVLEGWEVKAIRAGRTNLKEAYVIIRSGEIFLIGCHISPLPTASTHIHPDPVRTRKLLLHAEEISKLIGKVERAGYTLVPLDMHYSKGRIKLEIGLAKGKKQHDKRDAEKDREWQREKEQVMKTAKRGAS
- the nosD gene encoding nitrous oxide reductase family maturation protein NosD, giving the protein MPAPDGACPPALLIGRVTMNRRAFGLLLLICLAHPFSVLGRPSLQSLVDATPPGSILRLSPGIYAGPVTLSRAIVLDGGGKAIIDGGGKRSVLRVNTGNAVVRGLILRNTGNSHDQMDSGIAIEGDSNRIEDNVIENALFGIVLKQSNHNRVRRNYIRSKPAELSMRGESVRLWNSINNRIENNDIADTRDFTLMNSPNNHVSGNSIRGSRYGMHLIFSPNCHIEGNHISNNATGIVVLNSDYITIRGNTLRHTAGIGGACIAIKKSNEILAEGNQIVHCATGILSDSPVGDMNRVVFRANRVAHNTTGIQLYGERGGHIFENNRFEKNLVQVVMSGSGDALSNRWHGNYWDDYQGFDLNHDGIGDTPHEIYAYADRIWIETPAATFFRNSPALELLDFLERLAPFSAPDLLVRDPRPRFSPM
- a CDS encoding RnfH family protein, with product MSETILIEITYALPHEQILLTRELTSGATAEQAIRESGLLEKHPEIDLGKNKIGIFGKLAKLDTVLRDKDRVEIYRPLIADPKEVRKQRAEEGKAMKKGGGDIASAGDE
- a CDS encoding type II toxin-antitoxin system prevent-host-death family antitoxin, which gives rise to MQTYTANEAKTRFGEFLDHAQREPVRVLRRDRVVGVMVSAQDYEAMRTFYANRLQHTLDEAANAAAQAGLTPKVLKALLADES
- a CDS encoding putative toxin-antitoxin system toxin component, PIN family, whose translation is MKAEPPPRAGVVQAGTLRVVIDTNIWISAALSRDGAPARLVRQVLEHSLPVFSPATFAELETRLWRPKFDCYLSMELRRQILHDLDAAAHWVEVPPEIAACTHCRDADDDKFIHAALAAGAAWLVSGDQDLLDAPTVPGVRILSAADALRLPEFSAQ
- a CDS encoding type II toxin-antitoxin system RatA family toxin; its protein translation is MALVEKSVLVLHSAQQMFDLVDGVELYPQFLPWCGGTDVKWRDEASTVATVMIDFHRIKQSFTTENAKQIPSLIEMKLQDGPFRHLDGSWRFTALNESACKVEFRLHYEFSSKLLESLVGPVFNHITSNFVDAFVERAEKVYGTT